The genomic interval TATTGTAAGAGCCGTACTTTCGCAACACAAATCTTTTCATCTGCTTATTATTGATGATAATTCTCCTGATCATACTGCAAATAAAGTAATTGCATTACAGGAAGAATTTCCAGGAAAACTTTTTTTAGAACAACGAGCTAAAAAATCAGGATTAGGAACAGCTTACGTTCACGGCTTTAAATGGGCTTTAGAACGCGATTATCAATTCATTTTTGAAATGGATGCCGACTTTTCACACAATCCAAATGATTTAGAAAAATTATACGACGCTTGTCATTTTGGCGGAGCAGATTTAGCGATTGGTTCTCGTTATGTTACCGGAGTAAATGTTGTAAATTGGCCGTTAAGCCGTGTTTTGATGTCTTATTTTGCATCAGTTTACGTGAAATTTATCACCGGAATGAAAATTCATGACGCCACTGCGGGTTTTGTATGTTACAAAAGAGAAGTTCTGGAGAAAATCAATTTGAATAAAATAAAATTTGTTGGCTACGCGTTTCAAATTGAAATGAAATACAGAACGTATTGCGGTAAATTTCAAATTACAGAAGTGCCAATTATTTTTACAGATAGAACAAAAGGAGTTTCTAAAATGAGTAATGCTATTATTAAAGAAGCTATACTTGGCGTAATTTCACTTAGATTAAGAAAATTAGTCAATTCATTATAAACCAACCACGATGAACAGGATTTTAATAAAAAATGCCAAAATTGTAAACGAAGGGGCAATTTTTGAAGGTGATGTATTAATTGAAAATGATTTGATTGTTGAAATAGCAGACAGCATTTCATTAAAAACATCAGATTGTATTGTAGTTGATGCAGAAGGAAGTTATTTAATGCCGGGCGCGATTGACGATCAAGTGCATTTTAGAGAACCAGGATTAACACATAAAGGAGATATCGAATCTGAATCTCGTGCAGCAGTTGCGGGCGGAATCACGTCTTTTATCGAACAGCCAAATACAGTTCCGAATGCAGTTACTCAGGAAATTTTAGAAGATAAATATCAAATTGCAGCTCAGAAATCATTTGCGAATTATTCGTTTATGATGGGAGCAACAAACGATAATTTG from Flavobacterium sp. YJ01 carries:
- a CDS encoding polyprenol monophosphomannose synthase — its product is MNDSIVIIPTYNEIENIESIVRAVLSQHKSFHLLIIDDNSPDHTANKVIALQEEFPGKLFLEQRAKKSGLGTAYVHGFKWALERDYQFIFEMDADFSHNPNDLEKLYDACHFGGADLAIGSRYVTGVNVVNWPLSRVLMSYFASVYVKFITGMKIHDATAGFVCYKREVLEKINLNKIKFVGYAFQIEMKYRTYCGKFQITEVPIIFTDRTKGVSKMSNAIIKEAILGVISLRLRKLVNSL